The window GAAAGTCGGCGACTCGGTTCGTGTGACTCACTCGACGACGACTTCGACTTCGCGGAACTCGTTTCCGGTCCACTCGTGGGCGGTCAGTCGCCCGTCGGGGTTGCAGATGAGGTAGACGTACCCCGGCCACGACGCCTGCGCGCGGTCGGCGGCGCTCGGAACCGGTGCCGACTCCGGGTGCGAGTGATAGAACCCGACCACGTCATCTCCCTTCGATTCGGCGTCGTCGAAGGCGGTGACTGTCTCTGCGGGGTCGAGTTCGTAGGCGACCCGC is drawn from Haloferax litoreum and contains these coding sequences:
- a CDS encoding desampylase — its product is MTSNNVTLASHVRGEVLTHAREGAAEDPPEEVCGVLVGDHQANSISASLPVSNVADDPRVAYELDPAETVTAFDDAESKGDDVVGFYHSHPESAPVPSAADRAQASWPGYVYLICNPDGRLTAHEWTGNEFREVEVVVE